aagacGCCACGTGTCACTCCTACAAACACTTCTAGATCAccacatggcactatctaatctcaccgtcgattttcagttaaattggtggacccggtattttggaccattagattagatcaactatttaataaaaataCACTCCTATGCTGTGGGCCAGAGAAATAAGAACGTACGTACTTCGTACATACATATGACTTTGTATAACTGTGGTATACACTTAATTAAACAATGAAGTTTACCTACTTTTCACATGGAAAAAAGAAACTCGCGTACGAACTTAATTACGATAAAAGCGgtagaatagaaaaaaatacgTACATGCCATTGAAAGAAAACGatggtattaaaaaaataggattATCTATTGTACTATTTAAAATATCACTCTATATTTTTGCGCAAACATACGCAATTAAAATAGATTTTCTacaaaataaatacaaaatatCCTTTCAATGCTCTTTAAACGTTCtatctttaaaatttaaaaattatatactaaaagttcattaaactttctacaagcGTTTTTAAGCTGTCACGTGACACTCCTACAAACACTACTAAACCGCCATGTGGcactttttaattttattgttgattttcacttaaattgaagAATCCGATATTTTacaattagattagatttattatttataaaaagCAATATCTTTCTCTTTATTTGTATAACTGTGtgacagaaaaagaaaaaaacataagtaaaaCGTAGGTACATACGACTTGAAAAAAAGTGAAGCTCACCTACTGTTCATGGTAGAAAAGAAAGGATACATACGTACTTATGATAAAAGCGCGATAAAGTAAGAAAAAACATaggcattgaaaaaaaaatcatacatataAGGATACATATAAGTGCCGCCATGTGGCACTAATACAAACACTCCTGAACCACCGCATGTCATATCTCTAAAATTTCtacaaattttgaataaaagaaatatcCAACTgtcaattttcacttaaatcggtgaaCCATTATTTTAAAACTCCCTTCCTCCTAACTCCCGTACGTtaccttaaaaaaaacactccCGTACGTTTTACATAGaagtatagaaaaaaaatacgtactactactttgacaaaaaaaaaaggctgaacACTATTCATCaggaaaaaagccaaaaaaaaaacgaatataTGTACGCTCACCTCACGTAATGGAAAATCACAGAAAAATAGCATACCATCCCTCGCCTGATCTTATAAAAACATTAGAATAttacaattaaatttaagagatgtaaaacaactaaaattgaTATTTAAAAATTACCGACTGTTACAAAATTATGATATGTTACTATAAATTTACCATTAGATTTATAACAAAAACTACAAGAAAAACTAAatccatttatttatttcatcacaaaaattgtaacaaaaataataatatcaattatatcatcatatataattTCATAAACATGGATAACAAAAATTATATCTATGATTATTCGAAGTAAATATTTCGTTCATTATGAAACTATGATAAGTTACAATAACATTAGAGTCATGATAACATTATCAGATTGTCATATAAActactttaatttttattgtGAATATACTATTTTCATGtattcatatttttaatttttattgtgAATATACTATTTTCATGtattcatatttttaatttttattgtgAATATATTGCAAGAAAGACTAGATAAAGCTCTTACTATGGTACGACCTACACAGGTTGTGTAGGTTATACGTGGATAACTTAAAGGTATCAAGTAGATGTCCCATTAATCTTGAATGTGTCCGACCCACTTACAAATTCTTATCCACCAAACATCGAGCTACAAATGCTAACAAGGTATTTGTGCATCATATCGAATATCTAAGACATGATGAACATGTGTACCATTAGACGCATAATAGAGATAAAGGACATTTTATAAGAGATATTTGCTCATTTAACATTTTCTAAAGCTTAACTATCAATTtgatccttttaaaaaaaattgctcatTTGACCATGTTTTTCAAAACCGAAGTTGTCGTCTGACCCTACTTTCACTACATCCTAAGTttttcatttagaaaaaaaagaaaaacatgtattTACAAGCCCAAATGACTAAAATGACACTGAACATCAATCTTATCCTGAACCACTCATTTGCTCATTCTTTATCTcgctttctctcctctccctctctccaaAGCGTGATGGGCAGGAGGAGCGGTGGCAGCCGCATGGCAACAGCTGCGGAGGGCCACTGGCTGCTTCGCGGAGGTTAGGAGCGGTGGCAGAGAGGCAACATTGagtcgccgacgaggaggaccgCTGGCGGTGGTGGAAGAGGCGGCGACAACTCGGCAGAGGGGAGGCAGCAGCTCCATGAAGTGTAGGAGGGGTGGTGTCGGCTCAGCGATGAGGAGgaccgccggcggtggcgaatGGGAGGTGGCGGCTGCGGAGGGGTGGCGGCAACCACGGATAtggtaggaggagaggaggcagagGGATGGTGTCAGCTCGGTGACGAGGAGGATAGGTGGTGAcggtggaggggcggcggcacggtgacGAGGAGGACCACCGGCGCCCACGCACATCTCCGCCATTAGCTTGCTACCTGCGGTTTCTTCCGCACAAAATTGGACCTAACTTtggaaaaataaggtcaaataAGTAATGGTAGAAGTGGTATTTGGGGCTTTTGTTAACACCGATTAATGCTCTTAAGATAAAAGGGTCATAGTGTAGCTTCGGTTTTGAAAAGAAGGGTCCAATGAGTAAAGTGACCAAAAcagggtcaaattggtagttagatATTCAAATAGGGTCAAATGTGCAATTGctccattttataatatagattatatcattttgtttcattttataaACATACATAACATTTTATAATATAGATTATAtcattttgtttcattttataaACATACATAACCAAAGACACGTGTGATTTACTTTAatctatctaaaaaaacatgtcTACGGTAATAAGAATCatagaaatttaaaaagataGAAAAACTCAAGAGCATATACCCTAATAATACCCTAATAGTAAATAAAAATTATCAATGGCTAATCCCTACgacatataaaattataaagtattattttatCGGTTTATTAAACGCCCTAAAGAACCCTCCTACAACGTCTATTAAAGCCTTTAACAAATAAGAGGAAACTTTAAATTTCTTCTGTAGCTGATAAAGCATCTAAAACTTAATCCTCATTAATTTAATGCTCCCATTAATTTTAGCCATTGGGTCACTTCAATGGATATGTGTATACACacattatttaataaaaaaaacattcatcCAAGCATGTTGTCTAACAGAAAATTATTTGAGATGTCAGGTGAGGTTGTAGTGACATGTTGCATGGTTTAGAGGGTTTTTGTCAGGAGCGTTGAGTTTTACTAGGTTGTCAGCCATCCAATGCATCACAAAAAGAGCCCATAGGAGATATTTGTGTTTTGTTGATCAAGCCACCATCAAGAGAAGGCAACAAGGGAACCCagtacaaatttttttttgactaaatcTTATCTTAACTCAAATATCTATGTAATATTATTTAAGTCGTGTTAGTTTGAAGCATGCATAATTTGATAACATGGTATATCTAGAAGGCTACATGTTAGAACATTCAATTAACCCATCTTAGAAATAATAATACTTAGCAAGAACTCAAGCAGGTAACAAATTTCTATCTTTAATTTttgatattaaattttaatcgtTGGAAAGGGGGAGATAGAGTGAATGGTTCGAACAGTTATGTGAATATTGTCCAATTTGCAAGCTaaatgtttattttaaaaaagagataTAGCGGGTTACTGATTTTGAAGTATTATCATACTATTTAAGAGTAGAGCAAGTAGTAATCGTATCCAAAATACATACAAAGAACCATCGTACATAATTTTAATATTCAGAAAGATAGAGATGCCCGCGCAACgcacgggctaccttcctagttcaaACAAAAGTGATGAGGGAACTGGTGCTGGGTGAGGTGATATGTGGGTTCGGGCGGTATTTGGGAATGAAAATTTGGTGAGTGGCTTCTATTAAATAAATGCTTGGCAATTaagtttttcttggtcttgtaaaaaacttatatgatgattaatataaaacagagagaatattttttttttgataaatgtCATCAAAGATCAAACATTTTGCTCTGAACGGAGGGAGTGTATTTATCAATGTTGCAGGGACTAAATGTTGGGTTAAAGAAATGGGAGTGTACCGCTTATTCCAAGCTGCAGCTTCCAAGTTTCTCCAGCACCTCGGCGAGAAGAGATGGACTGGAAGCCTTGAGCTCCCTGAACCCCTCGGTCGCCACCACAGCCGCCAGCATGCCAGGCGACGCGACGTACTCCATGCAGAACGCCTTCAGCTGCGGGCAATGGTGACGGTCAGCCAGCCGCAGCGTCGCCGCTGCGTTCGCCACGCCGATGGTCTGGCACAGCGCGTCCTCGCACAGCAGCCTCATCCTCTCCAGATCGTACAtgtccgccgccgcgagccacTCGCCGACCATCACCCTCAGATCTTCTCTCGAgccgcagccggccgccgctgcttctACGAGCTTGGCACGGTGGCTAAAGCCGCTCAGCAGGAAATCGAACTCCTCGACCGGCGGCAACGTGTCGGTGTAGACGAAGTGGAGCACGGCCTCGAAGACTGCCGGTTTCATGTCGTGGATCCGCACacgctgccggccgccgccgctgccaccgctgccGTTGCCCGCCATTTGCCCGAAGAACTGCGCGCTGAACACCGGTGACCGCGCCGCGAGCACCGCTCTGTGCGCGTCGTACTCGCTCTGTTCCACCTGGAACGTCACGTCCGAGCCTTGCTTGCTCTCCAGCAGCTGCTCGACATGACGGGAGAGGCTGGGCGGCGGCACCGTGATGAAGGGGCTCACGGTTGCTCCGGTCTTCAACTCCTTGACAACTTCCACGTCACAGTGCATCGCCAGGCAGTCGTTGATTAGGTACTCCGACTCCACGGTTTGTATCTCCATAAATTTATCGTACCCCCATGATTCGGTGCTGGGTGTGAAGTCGCTAAAGTGGCCCCAGGGCGACGAGCTCGCGCTAGCGCCATGGACGTGGAAACTGAACCTCGCGGTAACTTTCTCTACCACAGTGCTTCGCAGCTCGAGGTACACGGACACGtgtctttcttcttccttcgtgCTGCCAGCAGGGTAGAATCGGATCGCCCAGCTGTATCCACCGACCTCGAATGAGCCGGACCTGACGAAGTGTCCGGTGCCGTTCCTCTTCTGCAGGCTGTAGCCGGCGACGGTGAACTCATGCGAGCCCTTGACAAGCTCAGTGGAGTGAGTAGTGGACATGGTGGTGTTGTGCGGTGGGCTGCTGGTGGAAGACGCAGTTGAGACGGCGGCCATCGGAAGAGAAAGGAGATGCTGAATGCTTCCCGAGCTAGAGAACTCTCTTCGTAACTAGGGATGTTCACGCATACGGCATGTATACACACACTTGGCTAAGCTCTCGGAAGATGAACCATCTCAAGAGTAGTGGAGTAATTGTGAAGCATTCATGCGTGGAGTGGGATCGAGGGGCCGGGGTGGCTGGCTTACAGTATCCCATCGTTTTCTGGCATAATTTATCGTAGATCGATGGGTTGGAATGTTGAATAAATAGTACCGCATGTATTGGAGTATGTACTTAGAAATGATCATGTATATTAGTAATATCCTCCCGTATCATAATTCATGATGTTTTAAGTAATGATACGATCTCTAAAATAGTATTTGTGATTGTGTTTCTCTATTGTAATATATACACAATCAATTaataaatttttgtttttattatattgctttcaaagataaatatataggttgctcaaatatatttataaaataaatatttttaaagttattggcCACGAACTTGTTtaaaacgtcaagaattatgCAACCAGAGTACATCATTTCTAAAAAATTGTAGTATGTTTCTAAATAAGTGTAGTTTAAATATATCCATGAATAAATTAAAAGACTAATTATGTTATTCATTTAATACGGAGAGAAAAGTAAGGTAGACGAAAAAACAAGAGGAGAAATCAGTGTTGCTTTGACAGCTACTCccccgtcccattttaagtgcaactatATGATTCCGCACCTaactttgattgtccgtcttatttaaaaaaattttataattagttttttttttgttatggcatgataaaacatgaataacttatgttttattttcttttcaaaaatttttcaaataagacgaacaattaaAATTGGGGCGCGGAAAACCATGgctacacttaaaatggaacagagagagtaaaAACGAgaagaaatttaaaaaatagtattaaAGAGTTCTAGTGGATCACTCTATTATATACTTACATGGGGATAAATCTATATGCTAAAATTGTTCTCCCTCTATCACAATTTAATTATCACCTAAGATTTTTGAGATTTTTCCAAAATATCATtatctaataaaaatattatttatttgtgTAAAGAGTAAATATGCATCATGAAATGACCTGCATGCATACAACCAGATTAATTTATATTGATTCAACCCATGCAATATTTAAAGTGTGAATTAATTTTCGTTAGACACGAAGAGATGGAACACTTAGTCAATGAGAATTAATTTCAGAATGATGGATGTTTCAGGATAATCAAATTGGGATAAGGGGATTACTTATTTACGAAGGAAGGAgtactacagatttgtagccagctgcagcacggactccaaaacataatgtgtgtataacaggtaggaccagatattaatagtatagtaagcaactattatatgaattagctattacattagctatagataatttggagctaatagttagctatactattaaacttgctctaactcaAGTCAGTATCTGTATGTGTAAGCACTAAAATTCTAGTCACCATTTTCCAAAGCAATACTAAAATTCTTTGTGAGAAGTGCTACTAAGAgcggtacaatagcaggctattagccagctataaacatattttaataagataaaagatgagagagaaaagcaacgggttatagatttgtagccagctgcagcgcggactccaagatataatgtgtgtatgatatgtgggaccatatattaatagtatagtaagcaactattgtatgaattggctattagattagctatagatgaatcggagctagtagtgggctatactattaaccttgctctaagTACTAGTTGTACTAATGATTTGCAGAAGGAGAAATACATCAAATGCTTTAGAATATAGAATCGTAGAAAAGGATAAATACACCTTTAAAAATACTTTGGAATATTATGTGAGaacaatataaaaattttagatATATGAACCACAAGTAAATTATAATGAAGGGAGTACTCATTTAGACCTTACATTCGGTTAATCCCTGTAGAAAGGGATTAGAGATAATTTATTTCACGTCTATCATGATTTAGATTTATTTCTCCTCGATCCTATTCAATCCCCTCCAAACTGAGGAGGCCTTGGGCTGAGTTCAGAAGGGGAGATTGGAAGCGTTTCCTTTTCGACACGCAAAACGGAGCATGAATTAGTGCatcattaattaagtattagttgaaaaacttaaaatattaatatgacttttttaaacaattttttgatagaaaatatttttattaaaacacACAATTTAGCAGGTTCGGAAACATGTATGTGAAAAATGAGAAAGTAAAATTTAAGAAAGTGTTTGTATAGAGCACAACCTACAAAAGAACCGGAGTATTGACAATactaaaaatctaaaaatctTGATGCTCATTTAGCTTGAACCGAGTGCCAAATTATTTGGCATctcttagggcatccacaatatgAATAAAAGGTGGGTAATACCACCTACTTTACCATTTAAAGTGGGTAATAAGACTCCTCACTACCTATTTTACTATTTATGGAGATGGGTAGTAGAATAGGTAataagagtaggtacaatagtagactattaACCAACTAtggataaaagatgagagagatgaGTAGCGGGATATAGATATGTAGCCAACTGTAGCAAAGACTCtaagacataatgtgtgtatgaaaggtgagaccatatattaataatatagtaagcccactattgtatgaattggctattagatcggctataaatgaattggagctggtagtgggctatactattaaacttgctctaactatACCAGACAATAACGCTACTACATGgtaataatcataaaaaaaacattaaacgCTCTCATGTCtcactctttttcttttctattcaactattgctgTAACCTAGTTTTATATGTCCTACTTTACTTAAGAAACATACGTCGAGAATACCCTTACATGGCACAAGTTAGGTTAAGTTCGTTTGTACACATTCCCACAAGTTCAAGTTCTTTATTTTCCACACGCACGctttcaaaaaatattaaatagtgttttcttattaaaaaaattcgaAGTTGCCTTacaaatatattaatctattttaaaaatggtttagctactactccctccatatcaaaatataagggattttggttggatgccagtcttttatattttagatggagggagtaccattttaCGTGTTGTGGGATGGTTACCTGCCCACATTATCGTGCGTGCACTCAGTAGATTTTTCTTAAAACAATGACACGGATCGAAGAGTAAGGTCAATAGTGCAATTAGCAGCAAGCTACAAAATTTTGTCGTGTCAGAGCacgtacaatagcaggctataagccaactataaacatattttaaagatataaacgaagagagagaagagcagcgggctacagatctgtagtcagctgcaacacagactccaagacgtaatgtgtgtatgacaagcggaaccagatattaatagtatagcaaacaactattgtatgaattggctattatattggctataaatgatttggagctagtagtgagctatGCTATTAAAAACTTGCTCTCAAGCAAACCTAACTTAAAAGCCAACTCATACAACAAGCTAACTACAAGTTAGCTAAAACATACATACATTAAATACTTATATGGATATATCAGATAGGGATctgtgtgggacccacataaacGCATTTTTTATCGTCTCTTCTTACTGCACACGAGCGTTACGGTTTGGGCCGTTGTGCAAGCGCCCGCTTGTTTCTTtctctgcaatttttttttcttaatctcaGATTAAGCTGATTAATAAGTTTTGGACCCAGTTTAATAGCGCTATTGTACCTAATCTAAATATGCCCAAAGTAAATAGAGTATAATCAGCATCCTAGGTTTGCAAACCAACGGTCCACAAAAGAACCATCCCTGCGccataagagcaagtataatagtgagctataattCTACTATAAGCTTACGTGGAGGAGAGATATAACAAAAAAGTTAaggatgttggctctcatgcaagagctagcttaatacaagctccaagacaaatacaattaatatataagtgagagatagagagatgagaagaaaattgtagccaaccttatagctaatctattatatgtgttggcTTTAAAATTGGCTAATAGTAGAAAGTGAGCTCTATTATTATCTTCTCTACTAAGGAGAGCAAAATCTCCCCAACTATTCTCCGTTCCAATATCTCCGGCGACTCGCGGTTTATCCCAATCCAATGGCTCGCGCTCtctctcgcctcctcctcccgcccctCTTCCTATGCCGCCCTCTCCCACTCCCacccctcctccaccgccgccgccgcgtcgtcctaAACCCTAGCCCCAGAACCCTCACCACGCGCGCCGAGGCCCTCTTCTCCCGCCACTcccacctcctccccgccgacgaccgctccccctccccctccacccgCGGCTccgtccagccgccgccggactatggcggcggcggaggcggagcgggcCCCGGGACCATCGCCGCCATCGTCACCTccctcggcggcggccccgCGGCGGTGGGGATCGTGCGGCTATCCGGCCccgacgcggccgccgtcgcgggGCGCGTGTTCCGGCCGGccaggagggcggcgccgccgtggcggccgcgCAGCCATTTCGTCGAGTACGGGGTCGCGCTCGACCGCGATGGCGGCGTCATCGACGAGGTACACTACTGCGCGTTgattttgttttgatttgattATCCGCGCGTGCTAAATCTCGCGATTCCTGTCAGGTCTTAGTGGTGCCGATGCTAGCTCCGAGATCGTACACGCGGGAGGATGTGGTGGAGCTCCAGTGCCATGGGAATGACCTGTGCTTGCGGCGTGTGCTCAGGGCCTGCTTGGAAGCTGGTGCTAGGCTTGCTGACCCTGGTTGGCTTCCTACTTAATCGATGGATATGTTGATTTCCCCTTCTTACCATGCTTGTCCTACAAATTTCTTAGCTCATAGAGCTAACAATGACAGATAATTTGTTgctatatactacctccatattttaatgtatgacgccgttgattttttgttcaacgtttgaccattcgtcttattcaaaaaatttatgtaattatcatttattttattgtgacttgattctttatcaaatattctttatcaaaatattcaaaaaatttattttattgtgacttgattctttatcaaatattctttaagtatgacataagtattttcatatttgcacaaaaattttgaataaaatgaatggtcaaacgttagttaaaaagtcaacggcgttatacattaaaatacggagggagtatgttttttcAATGCATTACAGCTCATCGCCAAATTTATGTCTTTTCCAGGTGAGTTCACTCTTCGTGCGTTTCTGAATGGGAGGTTGGACTTGGCACAAGCGGAGAATGTGTCAAGGCTCATTTCAGCCAAATCTGCAGCTGCGGCAGACTCAGCATTGGCTGGCATACAGGTACGTGTGAGTATGTCATGAGCTTATGTTGTGGCAACTAGTTTTGGGtacacaaaaacaaaataaaatgtagGTGGGGAAGTGTTAGAAAGGTTTGGGATTTAGCAGAGATACCGAATGGTTAAATACTCGAGAACAGGAAGTAACTGAAACTGTTGTTTCTTTCtgtaaattttgaaattttttacaTCACGAGCTTCAGTTCAGCTCCTTTGAGAAGCCCATTGTGGAAAGCTTTATTAAGAAACTGAATGCTTGCACAACATGCGTGGTGGTCTGAATTCTAAATATGTTTTGGATGCAGGGAGGCTTTTCTGCACTAGTAAAATCACTGAGATCAAGGTGCATA
The Oryza glaberrima chromosome 8, OglaRS2, whole genome shotgun sequence DNA segment above includes these coding regions:
- the LOC127781260 gene encoding BTB/POZ and MATH domain-containing protein 3-like; this translates as MGYCKPATPAPRSHSTHECFTITPLLLRWFIFRELSQHLLSLPMAAVSTASSTSSPPHNTTMSTTHSTELVKGSHEFTVAGYSLQKRNGTGHFVRSGSFEVGGYSWAIRFYPAGSTKEEERHVSVYLELRSTVVEKVTARFSFHVHGASASSSPWGHFSDFTPSTESWGYDKFMEIQTVESEYLINDCLAMHCDVEVVKELKTGATVSPFITVPPPSLSRHVEQLLESKQGSDVTFQVEQSEYDAHRAVLAARSPVFSAQFFGQMAGNGSGGSGGGRQRVRIHDMKPAVFEAVLHFVYTDTLPPVEEFDFLLSGFSHRAKLVEAAAAGCGSREDLRVMVGEWLAAADMYDLERMRLLCEDALCQTIGVANAAATLRLADRHHCPQLKAFCMEYVASPGMLAAVVATEGFRELKASSPSLLAEVLEKLGSCSLE